From Treponema sp. OMZ 787:
TCAAATTGGTAGCGGCCTAAAAGTTCACAGTCCACCTTTTTTTCCTGCCCGCCGTTTTGCGTGATGTACAAAAAACAGGATGTGCTTATCGCCATCCCCCCGCTTCGGGGAACTTGCGTTATAATTTCGGCTCTAAGAGAAATTTCATCGCGGTTAAACGTAGTACTTGTTTTGCCCTGCTTTACAGTCAGTGTACTGTCGCTTACTTCGATAGAAATAATATTTCCTATAATTACAAGCCATGCATAGGCTGCAAGCACAGCAAGGAAAACAACGGCAGCAAGCAGAGTATTTTTTAATACAAACTCCGTTATCAGCGCAATAAAAAATGCAGCCGCCAAACCATAAAGACAATTTAGTAAAATTCGATGTAACTTTGTTTTATATATGTTGTTCATGGAAATGATTATAGTATGTTTTATTTATGCTGTCAAGATATTTTATCTTAACCATAAAAAGAACTCCATATCTTTCCCTTGTACAATCCATAAAAACGTGCTACAATGCAAAACCTGAAAAAAATTTGTTTAGCTAAAAGGTTTTTGATTTTTGGGAGGATTGTTTTGGCTCAACCGGATTATTTAAACATTCTAAATGAAGAACAGCTTGAGGCTGTTAAGCATCAGGGTTCGCCCCTTTTGATTCTTGCGGGGGCGGGCTCAGGAAAGACTCGGGTTATTACTACCAAGATTGCATACCTTATAGCCGAACATAATATCGAGCCTGAACGCATCCTCGCCGTAACATTTACAAACAAGGCTGCCAAAGAAATGTCCGAAAGAGCTTCTCATCTTGATAAGAGGGCGGAAAGAGCAATGCTCCGCACCTTTCATTCCTTCGGAGCGTGGATCTTACGAATGTATGCAGAATGGGCAGGGCTTTCACATAATTTTACAATCTATGATGACGATGATGCCCTTTCCCTTTTGGTACAAGCCTCCCCTGGTCTTACAAAAAATGCGGCCCGAGGCATCATCAAAAAAATTTCGCGGGCAAAGGATTATTGCCTTCTCCCCGATGATCCGCTCTTGCAGGAAATTGATCCTAACCCTGAGTTTGCAAAAATCTACGGCGAATATCAAAAGAGATTAAAAGAAACAGGAAATGTAGACTTCGGGGACCTTATCATGATTCCCGTTATGCTCTTAAAAGAAAACCCGCAAATCAGAGCCTCTCTTCAAAACCGTTTTTCTGTAATCATGGTCGATGAATATCAGGACTCGAACATTGCCCAATTCGAATTCTTAAAAATTCTCACGGGAGAAAATACCTACATCTGCGTGGTGGGAGATGACGACCAATCGATCTACCGTTTCCGCGGAGCCGAGGTTCAAAACATATTGACATTTGCCGATACCTTCAAAAACACGAAGATAATAAGGCTCGAAAAAAACTACCGTTCATACTCGGAAATTCTTGCGGTCGCAGATTCCGTCGTAAAAAAGAATACGGGCCGACTCGGTAAAACCCTCGTCGCCGAAAGAGGAAAAGGGGAAAAGCCTCACATTTATTTTTTACCCAATCAGGAAACCGAAGCGGAACTTTGTGCCCGTCTCATATCGAAGGATGTTGAAAACGGAGGGGCCTATTCCGACTGGGCTGTCTTGTACAGGACTAACGCCCAATCCTTAAATTTTGAAACGGATTTTTTACACAAAAAAATTCCATATCAGGTTATAGGAACCTTAAAATTTTATGAGCGTGAAGAAATAAAGGATGCTCTCGCCGTCCTTGCCCTTATCTCAAACGGAAGGGATGAGGTAGCCCTGAGGCGCATCATAAATAAGCCCGCCCGCGGCGTGGGAGAAATTACACAAAAAAAACTCATCGATCTTTCAAGAGAACTTATGTTTTCTAAAAAAAGCGATGAACTCGGACTTGAATCCAAGGACGATTATATATCGGCCATGTCCGCCCTTTTGGATTCGGCCTCCCTCACAAAAAAAGCCAAGGATGGCCTAAAAAATTTTTTAAACACCATAAAAGAATTACGCACCATAATAGAAGCAGGCGACATCTTTTTTAAAAAAGAAGAACCTAAGGGTGAAGGCTTGGCACCTTTTATATATGAGATTTTAAAACAATCGGGCTTTGCCGAATACTACGAATCGGTTGACTCGGCTTCAGGCACCCAAAAGACTGCAAACTTAAACGAACTTGCAAACACGGCCTCTCTTTACGATTTTTCGGTAAAGGGCCTAAACGAATTTTTAGAGCACATCGAACTGGATAGAAGCCTTGCCGACAGCGATGAGCAAAAAGATTCCGTAAACCTCATCACCATTCATAACACAAAGGGTTTGGAATTTAAAAACGTAATTATCACAGGGCTTGAAACGGGAGTCTTCCCCCGCGATAACGGAAACTTTGATGAGCTTGAAGAAGAAAGAAGACTCATGTACGTAGCCTGCACACGTGCAAAGGATGCCCTCTACATGACAAGCTGCGCCTCGCGCCGCCTTTACGGAAGCCTCACCTTTACCCAGCCCAGCCGCTTTATCTTCGAAATAGATCAAAGCCTTGTAAACATCTCCGAATCCTCATCTTCTTATTCAAGTTTTTCAGGTTCATCTTTTTCAAACGACTTCGGAAAACAAATCAATCCTGAAGACTTCAGCACAAAAAAAGAAGATCATCCCCTCCTTTCCGTATGGAAGAAGGGAGAAAAAATTTACCATGACGATTACGGCTACGGGGTAATAGTAAAGGCCGATGCTTCAAGCGGAGAACTCGTAGTAAATGTCCAATTTGAAACCGGCCTTATAAAACGCTTTATGCCCG
This genomic window contains:
- a CDS encoding ATP-dependent helicase encodes the protein MAQPDYLNILNEEQLEAVKHQGSPLLILAGAGSGKTRVITTKIAYLIAEHNIEPERILAVTFTNKAAKEMSERASHLDKRAERAMLRTFHSFGAWILRMYAEWAGLSHNFTIYDDDDALSLLVQASPGLTKNAARGIIKKISRAKDYCLLPDDPLLQEIDPNPEFAKIYGEYQKRLKETGNVDFGDLIMIPVMLLKENPQIRASLQNRFSVIMVDEYQDSNIAQFEFLKILTGENTYICVVGDDDQSIYRFRGAEVQNILTFADTFKNTKIIRLEKNYRSYSEILAVADSVVKKNTGRLGKTLVAERGKGEKPHIYFLPNQETEAELCARLISKDVENGGAYSDWAVLYRTNAQSLNFETDFLHKKIPYQVIGTLKFYEREEIKDALAVLALISNGRDEVALRRIINKPARGVGEITQKKLIDLSRELMFSKKSDELGLESKDDYISAMSALLDSASLTKKAKDGLKNFLNTIKELRTIIEAGDIFFKKEEPKGEGLAPFIYEILKQSGFAEYYESVDSASGTQKTANLNELANTASLYDFSVKGLNEFLEHIELDRSLADSDEQKDSVNLITIHNTKGLEFKNVIITGLETGVFPRDNGNFDELEEERRLMYVACTRAKDALYMTSCASRRLYGSLTFTQPSRFIFEIDQSLVNISESSSSYSSFSGSSFSNDFGKQINPEDFSTKKEDHPLLSVWKKGEKIYHDDYGYGVIVKADASSGELVVNVQFETGLIKRFMPEYQANDMTIIKD